The Fibrobacter sp. genome includes a region encoding these proteins:
- a CDS encoding cation diffusion facilitator family transporter, producing MTRIARHDDSAEVRHVTWVGLGWNVALSIGKGLAGFFGGSQALIADAIHSASDFLTDIAVIVGSRFWNSPPDADHPYGHRRFETLISVGIGVAVCAVGVGLGYDAIQTLRLGEEGASHPEWIAAVMAALSIVIKEVLFHYTRKAGKTIRSQALEANAWHHRSDAYSSIPVLIAVGIGILFPELWFADSVGAIIVACFILHSGYEIAWPGIHQVADIGAPEEIAAKLKKLALETPGVISIHGFRTRYVGSDLHVDLHIVVPADMTLLAAHDLSEEVERRILEAGENVVDAMVHVDPYDEVKAHTGEMPVIEK from the coding sequence ATGACTCGCATCGCAAGACATGACGATAGCGCTGAAGTGCGGCACGTGACCTGGGTTGGCCTGGGCTGGAACGTAGCTCTTTCCATAGGGAAGGGCCTTGCTGGTTTTTTCGGCGGCTCCCAGGCCTTGATTGCCGATGCCATTCACAGTGCATCTGACTTTTTGACAGATATAGCTGTCATCGTTGGATCTCGCTTTTGGAACTCGCCTCCCGATGCGGATCATCCCTACGGCCATCGCCGTTTTGAAACGCTGATCTCTGTTGGGATTGGTGTGGCAGTCTGCGCCGTAGGCGTTGGCCTTGGTTACGATGCCATCCAGACATTGCGTTTGGGCGAAGAAGGTGCTTCCCATCCGGAATGGATTGCCGCAGTCATGGCTGCGCTATCCATTGTTATTAAGGAAGTCCTTTTCCATTATACCCGAAAGGCGGGCAAGACCATTCGTAGTCAGGCTTTGGAAGCCAACGCTTGGCATCATCGTAGTGACGCCTACAGTTCCATTCCTGTTTTGATTGCCGTGGGGATTGGAATCCTGTTCCCGGAACTTTGGTTTGCGGACTCTGTTGGTGCCATCATCGTGGCTTGCTTTATCTTGCATTCCGGTTACGAAATCGCCTGGCCTGGAATCCACCAGGTGGCAGACATTGGTGCCCCCGAAGAAATTGCGGCTAAGCTGAAGAAGCTTGCTCTTGAAACCCCGGGCGTCATTAGTATTCATGGGTTCCGCACGCGCTACGTAGGTAGCGATCTCCACGTGGACTTGCATATTGTGGTGCCTGCAGACATGACTCTGCTTGCTGCCCATGACCTTTCCGAAGAAGTGGAACGCCGTATCCTTGAAGCCGGCGAGAACGTGGTGGACGCCATGGTTCATGTGGACCCCTATGACGAAGTCAAGGCCCATACAGGTGAAATGCCTGTGATTGAAAAATAA
- a CDS encoding ATP-dependent DNA helicase RecG encodes MDLSILPKMGPKSLEALRSAGIVSLSDFLYNIPRTYLDQTKVTRICDLQVGERVVLIGKIIRAGVIRGRTSRFVATLADGTGEINLIFFQGWKFQSRKLTPGTSWLVTGVVGDYRGFQMTHPELQPFDTDEQFNGQILPVYPMTEAMTKSRITQRALRNWYSLVFKFPNLALPGTCPRALTDYLHYKPVLDNLRTLHQPTDFAEIRKAKFQLKILELLPFCLRMIQRRKHQMLRGHERQIDLGQVMNAKARLPFSLTSGQDDALNQIIDGLNGKKQFHALLQGDVGCGKTVVAMLSMLAVCGAGEQSALMVPTDILARQHYKQMKPFFEAAGMRVELLVGATPTAERRQILGELQIGLCQAVIGTHALFSKDVEFAKLGFVIIDEQHRFGVNQREALLAKGQYPDMLVMSATPIPRSLAMTLYGDLKVISIKEKPAGRKPIKTRLIPPEKRNDMKGFIAKEAKGGNLCYWIVSRVSGDSESDVPAKSVDDIVAELRMFDNSLVVEGIHGQMNEADRDEAIKRFAEGKIHVLVATTVIEVGVNVPQANLMVIDQPDRFGLAQLHQLRGRVGRGDVQAWCFLMVPENEPAENSIERLTQFSHTEDGFEIAELDLQTRGAGNLEGNEQSGSWVFRWFDWIQDQELISQTLQMAENILGDKDCFDEDAREKIQLWYSEKKSANEDGVH; translated from the coding sequence ATGGATTTGTCCATTCTACCCAAGATGGGGCCTAAGAGTCTTGAAGCCTTAAGGTCTGCAGGCATTGTTTCTCTTTCTGATTTTCTCTACAACATTCCTCGCACCTATCTTGACCAAACCAAGGTTACCCGCATTTGCGATTTGCAAGTGGGCGAACGGGTTGTCCTCATTGGAAAGATTATACGCGCAGGTGTTATCAGGGGCAGAACCAGCCGTTTTGTTGCAACCCTCGCCGACGGCACAGGCGAAATAAACCTGATCTTTTTTCAAGGATGGAAGTTCCAAAGCCGCAAACTGACGCCTGGAACCAGCTGGCTCGTTACGGGTGTTGTAGGCGATTACCGCGGATTCCAGATGACCCATCCGGAATTACAGCCTTTTGATACCGACGAACAGTTCAACGGCCAGATTCTTCCTGTCTATCCCATGACAGAAGCCATGACCAAGAGCCGCATTACCCAAAGGGCTCTTCGGAACTGGTACAGCCTGGTATTCAAGTTTCCAAACCTGGCGCTTCCCGGAACCTGTCCACGAGCGCTAACGGACTATCTGCACTACAAACCAGTTCTTGACAATCTACGGACGCTGCACCAGCCCACCGATTTTGCGGAAATTCGAAAAGCCAAGTTCCAATTGAAAATCCTGGAACTATTGCCCTTCTGTCTTCGCATGATACAGCGTCGCAAGCACCAGATGCTTCGCGGTCACGAACGGCAGATAGATCTAGGCCAGGTCATGAACGCCAAGGCCCGATTACCCTTTTCTCTGACATCGGGTCAGGACGATGCCCTCAACCAGATTATCGACGGACTGAACGGCAAGAAACAGTTTCACGCCTTGCTTCAAGGTGACGTAGGTTGCGGCAAGACTGTTGTAGCCATGCTTTCCATGCTGGCTGTATGCGGAGCCGGAGAACAGAGCGCCCTCATGGTGCCAACCGACATTCTGGCCCGACAGCACTACAAGCAGATGAAGCCCTTCTTTGAAGCTGCCGGAATGCGGGTAGAACTTTTAGTGGGTGCCACTCCTACAGCAGAACGTAGGCAGATTCTCGGCGAACTTCAGATTGGGCTATGCCAGGCGGTCATCGGAACCCACGCCCTATTCTCCAAGGATGTGGAATTCGCAAAGCTTGGATTCGTCATCATCGACGAGCAGCACCGCTTCGGCGTAAACCAGCGTGAAGCCCTGCTTGCCAAAGGGCAGTACCCAGACATGCTGGTCATGAGCGCAACGCCGATTCCCCGAAGCCTTGCCATGACGCTTTACGGCGACTTGAAAGTCATTTCCATCAAGGAAAAACCCGCTGGACGCAAGCCTATCAAGACAAGGCTCATTCCACCCGAAAAGCGAAACGACATGAAAGGCTTTATCGCCAAGGAAGCAAAAGGCGGCAACCTTTGCTATTGGATTGTAAGCCGAGTCAGCGGGGACAGCGAATCCGACGTTCCCGCCAAGAGTGTAGACGACATCGTTGCTGAGCTAAGAATGTTCGACAATTCCCTTGTGGTAGAAGGGATTCACGGGCAGATGAACGAGGCAGACCGAGACGAGGCTATCAAGCGCTTTGCCGAAGGCAAGATCCACGTTCTTGTGGCAACCACCGTCATTGAAGTGGGCGTCAATGTGCCCCAGGCAAACCTGATGGTTATCGACCAACCGGACCGATTCGGCCTGGCACAGCTACACCAGTTACGTGGCCGTGTTGGACGCGGCGATGTTCAAGCCTGGTGTTTCCTGATGGTTCCCGAAAACGAGCCTGCCGAAAATTCCATCGAGAGACTGACTCAATTCAGCCACACCGAGGACGGCTTTGAAATCGCAGAACTGGACCTGCAGACACGCGGCGCAGGAAACCTTGAAGGAAACGAGCAAAGCGGCAGCTGGGTATTCCGTTGGTTCGACTGGATCCAAGACCAGGAACTTATTTCCCAGACGCTACAGATGGCAGAAAACATCCTTGGCGACAAGGATTGCTTCGACGAGGACGCCAGGGAAAAGATCCAGCTTTGGTACAGCGAAAAGAAATCCGCCAACGAGGACGGAGTCCACTAG
- a CDS encoding GspE/PulE family protein produces MILEASNDIFPAEENNRRKIRRVPILDDSDELQLSRIRLEMNEDVPILPEVHTAEEIRHIKLKEQLQKDELSLPTSQELQGVSSWESEPIINLVDSLLDQALDTRATDIHIEPGETSLRIRFRQDGLLRDFKKLPLWICDPVLVRIKIISGIDITDKRIPHDGSFVYSAFAHKVNVRVSTLPVTILNTQSEKCVLRLLSADGLADTKTHAENSPAGKPIDGLSLLQLSDATTRYLRQVFDSPQGLFLVTGPTGSGKTTTLHTGLKTIIPREINVTTIEDPVEYVLEGANQVQVNERCGFTFANSLRSILRQDPDVILVGEIRDQETAQIAIQAAQTGHLVLSTLHTNDAKGAYTRLKDLGISETILQESLLGILAQRLARTIPSGRRAIVELLKPDKTYVDGTLINSAQNLVAQNIITEDEATRVLGNLFYIKDDESF; encoded by the coding sequence ATGATTCTTGAGGCCAGTAACGACATATTTCCAGCAGAGGAAAACAACCGGCGTAAAATACGCAGGGTTCCCATTCTTGACGACTCCGATGAGCTGCAGCTAAGCCGCATTCGTCTCGAAATGAACGAAGATGTCCCCATTTTGCCCGAGGTCCATACCGCGGAGGAAATCCGCCATATAAAGCTTAAGGAACAGCTCCAGAAAGACGAACTGTCCCTACCGACGTCCCAGGAACTTCAGGGGGTTAGTTCCTGGGAGTCGGAGCCAATCATCAACCTGGTCGACAGCCTTTTGGACCAGGCGCTGGATACAAGAGCCACAGACATCCACATAGAGCCAGGAGAAACATCTCTGCGAATCCGTTTTCGTCAAGACGGTTTGTTGCGTGATTTCAAGAAACTACCCCTGTGGATATGCGACCCGGTCCTTGTCCGAATCAAGATTATCTCCGGCATTGACATTACAGACAAACGAATTCCTCATGACGGAAGCTTTGTCTACTCCGCTTTTGCCCATAAGGTTAACGTACGAGTCAGCACCCTACCCGTTACCATACTGAATACACAATCTGAAAAATGCGTCCTTAGGCTTTTGTCCGCCGACGGGCTTGCCGATACAAAGACACATGCAGAAAACTCCCCTGCCGGCAAGCCTATCGACGGACTTTCCTTGTTACAGCTAAGCGATGCAACCACCCGATACCTGCGGCAAGTTTTCGACAGTCCCCAAGGTTTATTCCTTGTGACTGGGCCAACGGGAAGCGGCAAGACCACAACCCTGCACACAGGCCTTAAGACAATCATCCCGAGAGAGATAAACGTTACAACCATCGAAGACCCGGTGGAATATGTGCTAGAAGGAGCAAACCAGGTTCAAGTCAATGAACGTTGCGGATTTACCTTTGCAAACTCCCTACGGTCTATTTTAAGGCAAGATCCCGATGTCATCCTAGTAGGGGAAATCCGCGACCAGGAAACGGCGCAGATTGCGATACAGGCGGCACAAACCGGGCATCTGGTACTTTCAACCTTGCATACCAACGACGCCAAGGGGGCATACACAAGGCTAAAGGACCTTGGAATATCCGAAACCATCCTGCAGGAATCCCTTCTCGGCATTCTTGCCCAACGGCTCGCTCGTACGATTCCCTCCGGCCGTAGGGCAATTGTAGAACTACTAAAGCCCGACAAAACCTACGTAGACGGTACTTTGATTAATTCCGCCCAAAACCTAGTGGCACAGAACATCATCACAGAAGATGAAGCCACCAGAGTCCTGGGGAATCTTTTCTATATTAAGGACGATGAAAGTTTCTGA
- a CDS encoding aldo/keto reductase produces the protein MVIEETYKLSNNVRIPKVALGTWQTSNEAAPAAVAAAIEMGYKHIDTAIAYGNEEGVGAGIKAGLEKSGLHREGLFVTSKIPAEVKTYKEAVQCIEDSYKRLDCKHIDMMLIHWPKPWHLMKDPTAGNYFAENLEVWKAMEEAYEATKIRCLGVSNFSIDDIKNLQDNAKVMPVVNQIRVHIGHVPTELIEFCHSNGIRVEAYSPNATGRLANVPAVCEMAKKYGVSVPQLANRFCLQLDLVTLPKSTHVEYIRQNMELDFEISAADMAALLSMPEI, from the coding sequence ATGGTTATCGAAGAAACATACAAATTAAGCAATAACGTCCGTATTCCCAAGGTTGCCTTGGGCACATGGCAGACTTCCAACGAAGCTGCTCCTGCCGCAGTTGCTGCCGCAATCGAAATGGGCTATAAGCATATTGATACAGCCATTGCCTATGGCAATGAAGAAGGTGTTGGAGCAGGAATCAAGGCTGGCCTTGAAAAATCTGGCCTTCACCGAGAAGGCTTGTTTGTAACCTCCAAGATTCCTGCAGAAGTCAAGACTTACAAGGAAGCTGTTCAGTGCATTGAGGACAGCTATAAGCGTCTGGATTGTAAGCACATCGATATGATGCTGATTCATTGGCCCAAGCCCTGGCACTTGATGAAGGATCCCACCGCAGGTAATTATTTTGCAGAAAATCTGGAAGTGTGGAAGGCTATGGAAGAAGCTTACGAGGCTACAAAAATTCGCTGCCTCGGGGTTTCCAATTTCAGTATCGATGATATCAAGAACTTGCAGGATAATGCCAAGGTAATGCCAGTTGTGAACCAGATCCGAGTACATATCGGTCATGTTCCTACAGAACTTATCGAATTCTGCCACTCAAATGGAATTCGTGTGGAGGCCTATTCTCCTAACGCAACAGGCCGTTTGGCAAATGTTCCTGCTGTATGCGAAATGGCGAAGAAGTACGGTGTGTCCGTGCCCCAGCTGGCAAACCGTTTCTGCCTGCAGCTTGACTTGGTGACTTTGCCCAAGTCCACCCATGTGGAATATATTCGTCAGAATATGGAGCTGGACTTTGAAATCAGTGCCGCCGACATGGCGGCTCTGCTGAGCATGCCTGAAATCTAG
- a CDS encoding MlaD family protein translates to MKVSDRALGYLTVLTLLLVFAVITIGMWDAHHESATTILVDFDELGSLQPEDPVVIRGYNVGTIGDVKWLGDRARVEIKFNEPVVIREGTIFNNVNYALMGQRRLEITPSKTGKVLPNDYIHTGIFEPGIAEALRLMDNVNEQLTAIREMVHLIVEGDSANPSAQEMFEKVMTTIEKTLENSEKMVVSLQPTINKIFSQVDSASNTLIDVTMQADTAVKSVTNVINEKISLAEDAIKKISEGAKRTNEIIASIEDNALNHKLLTTGETLEKVNDLVNKINDLLIALDTKGVKILDDNGQPVKLVTWKNINLIGKTAREKAAERAAKGESLP, encoded by the coding sequence ATGAAAGTTTCTGACCGCGCATTGGGTTACCTGACCGTCCTAACATTACTGCTTGTTTTCGCAGTAATCACCATTGGAATGTGGGATGCCCACCATGAATCCGCTACCACAATCCTGGTGGATTTTGATGAACTTGGATCCCTGCAACCCGAGGATCCTGTCGTTATCCGCGGCTATAACGTGGGCACAATCGGCGATGTTAAATGGCTTGGCGACAGAGCTCGTGTAGAAATCAAGTTCAACGAACCAGTCGTTATTCGTGAAGGTACCATTTTCAACAACGTGAACTACGCCCTCATGGGACAGCGCCGTCTGGAAATCACCCCCTCCAAGACAGGCAAGGTTCTCCCCAACGATTACATTCACACCGGAATTTTCGAGCCAGGCATTGCAGAAGCACTCAGGCTAATGGACAATGTCAATGAACAGTTGACAGCCATACGCGAAATGGTTCACCTCATTGTCGAAGGTGACTCGGCCAACCCCTCTGCCCAGGAAATGTTCGAAAAGGTCATGACCACCATAGAGAAAACCCTGGAAAATTCCGAGAAGATGGTTGTTTCGTTACAGCCCACCATCAATAAGATTTTCTCCCAGGTGGATAGCGCCTCCAACACCCTGATCGATGTAACCATGCAGGCAGATACTGCGGTCAAGTCCGTCACCAACGTCATCAACGAAAAGATATCCCTTGCAGAAGACGCCATCAAGAAAATTTCCGAAGGTGCCAAGCGTACTAACGAAATCATCGCAAGCATCGAAGACAACGCCCTTAATCACAAGCTGCTTACAACGGGAGAGACCCTTGAAAAGGTAAACGACCTGGTCAACAAGATAAACGATCTCCTTATAGCACTCGACACCAAGGGAGTCAAGATTCTTGACGACAATGGCCAGCCGGTCAAGCTTGTTACCTGGAAGAACATAAACCTGATTGGAAAGACCGCCCGCGAAAAGGCTGCAGAACGTGCTGCCAAGGGCGAAAGCCTCCCCTAA
- a CDS encoding efflux RND transporter periplasmic adaptor subunit, producing MKKLLKIIIVVAILAGIGCGVKTFVLDKKAEAQIATLVTATVVQADISTTISATGSLEPVDQVEVGTQVSGDISKIYVDFNSKVKKGQVIAELDKSKLQATLNQAEIAYKSAENDFNYKKNTFERTKKLAESKSASAVELETAEYNMNAAQFTVEQRKNEVAQARLNLSYATIKSPISGVVLKRAVDVGQTVAASMSTPTLFIIAKDLSQMKVMAAVDEADIGQVKAGQRVEFTVDAFQEDKFSGKVQEVRLNPTTTSNVVTYTVVITAENPEQKLLPGMTATCTIVTKEVKDAIAVPVKALKFTPDESTPMAERKRPHDGMGPDGKHHPEGFAGKDFASKEGKMPPPGMGAGGPPPGGPGMGPGGFEKGGFGGKAGGKRKPHLKGDHVWVSIDGKAAPRRIEIGISDGVNVEILKGLSVGDNVVIGQQTAAEEVKAKEEARSPFMPGPPKGTKKFKK from the coding sequence ATGAAGAAATTGCTGAAAATAATAATCGTGGTCGCCATTTTGGCCGGCATCGGATGTGGAGTCAAGACTTTCGTCCTAGACAAGAAAGCCGAGGCCCAGATAGCCACCCTGGTTACCGCAACCGTCGTCCAGGCAGATATTTCCACCACTATTTCTGCAACCGGTTCCCTGGAGCCTGTGGACCAGGTTGAAGTGGGCACCCAGGTTTCCGGCGACATCAGCAAGATTTATGTGGATTTCAATTCAAAAGTCAAGAAAGGGCAGGTCATTGCAGAGTTGGACAAGTCCAAGTTGCAGGCAACCTTGAACCAGGCGGAAATCGCCTACAAATCTGCGGAAAACGATTTCAACTACAAGAAGAACACCTTCGAACGAACTAAAAAACTGGCAGAGAGCAAAAGCGCCAGCGCCGTGGAATTGGAAACCGCAGAATACAACATGAACGCAGCCCAATTCACCGTGGAACAACGTAAGAACGAAGTTGCCCAGGCTCGACTGAACTTAAGCTACGCCACCATCAAGAGCCCCATCAGCGGCGTGGTTTTAAAGCGAGCTGTTGACGTAGGCCAAACGGTAGCCGCCTCCATGAGCACCCCCACCCTGTTCATCATCGCAAAAGACTTGAGCCAGATGAAAGTCATGGCCGCTGTAGACGAAGCGGACATTGGACAGGTAAAGGCTGGCCAGCGTGTTGAATTTACGGTAGACGCCTTCCAGGAAGACAAGTTCAGCGGAAAGGTTCAAGAAGTAAGACTGAACCCGACTACAACATCCAACGTGGTGACATATACGGTTGTCATTACCGCAGAAAATCCTGAGCAAAAATTACTGCCCGGCATGACCGCCACTTGCACCATCGTGACAAAGGAAGTAAAGGACGCCATCGCAGTTCCTGTTAAAGCATTGAAGTTTACGCCCGACGAAAGCACCCCCATGGCAGAACGCAAGAGACCTCACGATGGCATGGGCCCCGATGGCAAGCATCATCCGGAAGGCTTTGCCGGCAAGGACTTCGCAAGCAAGGAAGGCAAAATGCCTCCTCCTGGCATGGGTGCAGGCGGACCTCCCCCAGGCGGCCCCGGGATGGGTCCCGGCGGATTCGAAAAGGGTGGCTTTGGCGGAAAAGCTGGTGGCAAGCGCAAACCTCACCTGAAGGGCGACCACGTGTGGGTGAGCATCGATGGAAAGGCTGCCCCCCGCCGTATTGAAATCGGCATTAGCGATGGCGTGAACGTAGAAATTCTTAAGGGACTAAGCGTTGGCGACAATGTGGTAATCGGCCAACAGACTGCAGCCGAAGAAGTCAAGGCAAAAGAAGAAGCCCGAAGCCCCTTCATGCCAGGGCCGCCAAAGGGAACCAAGAAGTTCAAGAAGTAA
- a CDS encoding efflux RND transporter permease subunit — protein sequence MIKASIYKPITMLMVILTIVVFGIYTYRMMVVDLMPKFDIPVVTAVVVYPGANPEEIESTIIKPAEEKVELVDGIDYVQSICMENYGIIVAMFNMGIDVDVAANDVRAQVEQAAADFPDAAEAPIISKVDINASAIMSISFTGPANSTELRQKVEDDIQPLFTSVPGVASVDIFGGTTRQISVELDKEMLKNRGVDIATMMGMYGVGNINNPVGEVRGKFKNTSVRTAGKFRTLDEIRNLDIPTSTGVIKLGEVADVKDTVKTITSASRFNGVNSVSLDIKKRSDANVVDVAQGVIKRLDEVNKTLPPGFELHLVYDKSEAVSESIDNVIQNIIVAILLTSILLLLFLGKLSTMLIAALTMPISVVGSFTLMYFAGFGINMMSLMALSSAVGLLVTNSIVVLENINAKLLEGLDPKEAAYKGTSEIMVAIMASTLTNVCVFVPIAFMKSIVGIFFKTYGMTMVFATVVSLLITFTLTPLMAAYLFKGKKRDENGNIIEEKPGIIGRIFGAIMGIFPAIMNAIRFIYLKTLSFALSIFGVIFQVGALVAMVMFVGYMVKNHMSVELSPKQDQGMMAVTLEMPVGTNIETTDSVTKIIEARLKGIPEISQYSVTVGGESGFTSVNQAKMRYKMIKRWEGRTRSTDEIVDSIRPYLADIPDAYISIKSTSASEMSNNSAGDVVLEVSGLHRDSVVKAADILKAAVIEKIDGIVEVKSSYEAGKPEIRLIPNRQAMADYGTTVQQMATYNYIAVSGYEAGTYSENGEEYDVYFRMQEKDRASHADIEDLPMLTPKGYVSARELFFIEDGAGPTKIERKRKRTRIDVSMNLLPGHTTGEIMGKVGALAAEMKDQLPEGVTTGFGGNADMQNDMVQEFIAAIIMAILMTYILLVALLESFAQPFIIMTTIPMGAIGVFLGLIFTGKALSMIALMAIVMLIGVVVNNAILLLDEANRLLRSGAMGRRSAVMTAAKSKFQAIVLATLASVVAQLPLAFAMGGDVAAMTQPMGIASVGGLIVSAILTMYLIPTFFWLPNAIFHKAKKGVKKVANKVKRSKN from the coding sequence ATGATTAAGGCAAGTATTTACAAACCAATCACCATGCTCATGGTCATCTTGACCATCGTGGTGTTCGGTATCTACACCTACCGTATGATGGTGGTGGACTTGATGCCGAAATTCGATATTCCCGTTGTGACCGCCGTGGTGGTCTACCCTGGTGCAAACCCGGAAGAAATCGAATCTACAATTATTAAGCCCGCCGAAGAAAAGGTGGAACTGGTGGACGGTATCGACTACGTGCAGTCCATCTGTATGGAAAACTACGGCATTATCGTGGCCATGTTCAACATGGGTATCGATGTTGACGTGGCAGCAAACGACGTCCGTGCCCAGGTGGAACAGGCCGCAGCCGACTTCCCTGACGCCGCCGAAGCTCCGATCATTTCCAAGGTGGACATTAACGCTTCCGCAATTATGTCCATTTCCTTCACCGGTCCCGCGAACTCTACGGAACTCCGCCAGAAGGTGGAAGACGACATCCAGCCGCTTTTCACTTCCGTTCCCGGTGTGGCTAGCGTAGATATCTTCGGTGGTACTACCCGACAGATTTCTGTGGAACTGGACAAGGAAATGCTCAAGAACCGTGGCGTAGATATCGCTACTATGATGGGCATGTACGGTGTGGGCAACATCAACAACCCGGTAGGTGAAGTCCGCGGCAAGTTCAAGAACACCTCGGTCCGTACAGCTGGTAAGTTCCGCACCCTAGACGAAATCCGTAATCTTGACATTCCCACAAGCACAGGCGTTATCAAGCTTGGTGAAGTAGCCGATGTCAAGGACACTGTCAAGACCATTACTTCTGCATCTCGCTTTAACGGAGTCAACTCTGTTTCTCTTGATATTAAGAAGCGTTCCGACGCAAACGTGGTGGACGTGGCTCAGGGCGTGATCAAGCGTCTGGATGAAGTCAACAAGACTCTGCCTCCTGGTTTCGAACTCCATCTGGTTTACGACAAGTCTGAAGCAGTGAGCGAATCTATCGACAACGTGATTCAGAACATTATCGTCGCAATCCTCTTGACCTCTATCCTGTTGCTTCTGTTCCTGGGTAAGCTTTCTACCATGCTGATTGCAGCACTTACCATGCCTATTTCTGTGGTAGGTTCCTTCACTCTCATGTACTTCGCCGGTTTCGGTATCAACATGATGAGTTTGATGGCACTTTCTTCTGCTGTGGGCCTGTTGGTGACCAACTCCATCGTGGTGCTTGAAAATATTAACGCAAAGTTGCTTGAAGGTCTTGATCCTAAGGAAGCCGCCTACAAGGGAACTTCCGAAATTATGGTGGCCATTATGGCATCCACCCTCACCAACGTTTGCGTGTTCGTGCCTATCGCCTTCATGAAGTCCATCGTGGGTATCTTCTTCAAGACCTACGGTATGACCATGGTGTTCGCAACGGTTGTGTCCCTCCTCATCACCTTCACCCTTACCCCGCTTATGGCAGCCTACCTGTTCAAGGGTAAGAAGCGCGACGAGAACGGAAACATCATCGAAGAAAAGCCGGGCATTATCGGAAGAATCTTTGGTGCCATCATGGGTATCTTCCCCGCTATCATGAACGCCATCCGTTTCATCTACCTCAAGACCCTTAGCTTTGCCCTGTCTATCTTCGGTGTGATTTTCCAGGTGGGCGCTCTTGTGGCCATGGTGATGTTCGTTGGCTATATGGTTAAGAACCATATGTCTGTGGAACTTTCTCCTAAGCAGGACCAGGGTATGATGGCTGTGACCCTTGAAATGCCTGTGGGTACCAACATCGAAACTACAGACAGTGTTACCAAGATTATTGAAGCCCGTCTGAAGGGCATTCCTGAAATCAGTCAGTACAGTGTGACGGTGGGTGGCGAAAGCGGCTTTACCTCCGTGAACCAGGCCAAGATGCGCTACAAGATGATCAAGCGTTGGGAAGGCCGTACCCGCAGTACCGACGAAATCGTGGACTCCATCCGTCCTTACCTGGCCGACATTCCTGACGCATACATTTCTATCAAGAGCACCTCCGCTTCCGAAATGAGCAACAACTCCGCAGGTGACGTGGTGCTGGAAGTCAGCGGTCTCCACAGAGACTCCGTGGTTAAGGCGGCGGACATTCTGAAGGCAGCCGTGATTGAAAAGATCGACGGTATTGTGGAAGTCAAGTCCAGCTACGAAGCGGGTAAACCTGAAATTCGCTTGATTCCGAACCGCCAGGCTATGGCCGACTACGGAACCACCGTCCAGCAAATGGCAACCTACAACTACATCGCCGTCAGCGGTTACGAAGCAGGTACCTACTCTGAAAACGGTGAAGAATACGACGTCTACTTCCGTATGCAGGAAAAGGACCGTGCAAGCCACGCCGACATCGAAGACCTCCCCATGCTCACTCCTAAGGGTTATGTTTCAGCCCGCGAGCTCTTCTTCATCGAAGACGGTGCTGGTCCTACCAAGATTGAACGTAAGCGCAAGCGTACTCGTATCGACGTTTCCATGAACTTGCTCCCGGGTCATACCACTGGTGAAATCATGGGTAAGGTCGGCGCTCTCGCTGCCGAAATGAAGGATCAGCTTCCTGAAGGTGTCACAACAGGCTTCGGTGGTAATGCAGACATGCAGAACGACATGGTGCAGGAATTCATTGCAGCAATCATCATGGCAATCCTCATGACCTACATCTTGCTGGTAGCCTTGCTGGAAAGCTTTGCACAGCCCTTCATCATCATGACTACCATTCCTATGGGTGCTATCGGCGTGTTCCTTGGCCTCATCTTCACAGGCAAGGCTCTGTCCATGATCGCATTGATGGCTATCGTGATGCTTATCGGTGTGGTGGTGAACAACGCCATTCTATTGCTTGACGAAGCTAACCGTCTACTCCGCAGTGGCGCCATGGGACGACGTTCCGCAGTGATGACTGCCGCAAAGTCTAAGTTCCAGGCAATCGTGCTTGCTACCCTCGCTTCTGTGGTGGCTCAGCTCCCGCTGGCATTCGCCATGGGTGGTGACGTGGCCGCCATGACCCAGCCTATGGGTATCGCTTCTGTGGGTGGTTTGATTGTGTCTGCAATCCTTACCATGTACTTGATTCCTACCTTCTTCTGGCTCCCCAACGCCATCTTCCACAAGGCTAAGAAGGGCGTCAAGAAAGTGGCAAACAAGGTAAAGCGCTCCAAGAACTAA